The sequence below is a genomic window from Streptomyces sp. V1I1.
ATCCTCATGGCGGAATCGGCGGCTCGTTCGGTGCGGTGGCCTGGCGCCGGGTTATTCGGCGGTGGCGAGGATGTCGGTCAGTGCCGTGACGGCCTGTTCTGCGTCGGGGCCTTCGGCGCGCACGGTCACGGTGCTGCCGGCGGTGGCGCCCAGCGCCATCACGGCGAGGACGCCAGTCGGGTTGACGGTCCGGCCACTGTGCTCCAGCTGTATGGCACTGGTGAATCCGGCTGCGGCGCGGGCGAGTTGGCCTGCTGGGCGGGCGTGCAGGTTGGCGGGTAGGACAACGGCGATTTCGTGACTCGCCGTGGTCGTGGTGGTGGTCTCAGAGCTTGAGGACATTGCGGGCCTCCTTGGCGGCGGTGACGACGGTCTGCAGGTCAGCGCCGGATGCGGCGGTGACGACGGCTGCGACGGCTCCTTCGACGAAGGGCGCGTCGACGATCGTGACGTCGGTGCGGGGATGGTCTTCCATGACGGTGCGGGCGGTCAGGACGGAGCTGCCGAGGTCGGGAAGGACGACGACGCCGGCCCCGCGGTCGGCGTGCTGGATGGCGGTGAGGACGAGGTCGTAGCTGGTGCCGATCCGGCCGTCGTCCGTTCCTCCGGCAGTGGCGAGGGGGACTGTGTCGGAGCCGATCTGCTCCACCAGCAGGCGAAGGCCTGCGGCGAGCTCGGCGCTGTGGGACACGAGTACGATGCCGACAGGGTTGCTCATGAACAACCACGCTATATCCCAGAACGCTGTTCATCAATACTGAACAAGGAGAATTCTTCGATGGTGCAAGCGGTGCATCGGGCGGTGCAGATCTTGCGGGAGCTCGCATCCACTGGGCCCCGACTGGGTGTGACCGAGCTGGCCGACCGCTTGGGCGTGGCCAAACCCACCGTCCATGCGCTGCTGCGCACGCTGGAGCGCGAGGGGCTGGTGGTGCAGGACCGGGACAG
It includes:
- the dhaM gene encoding dihydroxyacetone kinase phosphoryl donor subunit DhaM, with translation MSNPVGIVLVSHSAELAAGLRLLVEQIGSDTVPLATAGGTDDGRIGTSYDLVLTAIQHADRGAGVVVLPDLGSSVLTARTVMEDHPRTDVTIVDAPFVEGAVAAVVTAASGADLQTVVTAAKEARNVLKL
- a CDS encoding HPr family phosphocarrier protein, whose translation is MSSSSETTTTTTASHEIAVVLPANLHARPAGQLARAAAGFTSAIQLEHSGRTVNPTGVLAVMALGATAGSTVTVRAEGPDAEQAVTALTDILATAE